The Juglans microcarpa x Juglans regia isolate MS1-56 chromosome 2S, Jm3101_v1.0, whole genome shotgun sequence genome has a window encoding:
- the LOC121253141 gene encoding protein PARTING DANCERS homolog, with the protein MANLEATYKDSTAQNHSTLTNSGGGVCMMRTTWRDEQHPSFIDFISSFLSANSIRLNFVPIAPDFIFNCGGVSVAFIFLTNLDSKYLSLMFNRVQKLKGQFANLYVVIILPTKEQNDLFARSYFEYGMELGKPTFVPVQDLEMGFEKIVKIAHSRGVCKRQDAVTRLKVERKYSVQRMDLFLKVVTSIPGLDNHDANALNQAIGSVEAIAKASKAYILENTDLSADKAEIISRFFRDPKFYLSPKINRSEKQLI; encoded by the exons ATGGCGAATTTGGAAGCAACCTATAAAGATTCGACGGCTCAAAATCACTCAACTCTTACGAATTCAG GTGGTGGAGTGTGTATGATGAGAACCACATGGAGAGATGAACAACACCCATCCTTTATCGATTTTATCTCCTCCTTCCTCAGTGCTAACTCTATCCGTCTTAACTTCGTCCCCATTGCCCCG GACTTTATTTTCAATTGTGGAGGCGTTTCCGTGGCATTCATATTTCTCACGAACTTGGATTCCAAATACCTTTCACTAATGTTCAACAG AGTTCAGAAACTGAAGGGGCAATTTGCAAATCTCTATGTTGTTATCATCCTCCCAACCAAGGAACAAAATGATTTGTTTGCTCGCTCTTACTTCGA ATATGGGATGGAGCTTGGTAAGCCAACCTTTGTGCCAGTACAAGACCTAGAGATGGGCTTTGAGAAGATTGTCAAGATAGCTCACTCCCGCGG AGTATGCAAACGACAGGATGCCGTAACAAGATTAAAAGTTGAG AGGAAATATTCTGTGCAGCGGATGGACTTATTTCTGAAAGTGGTCACATCCATACCAGGCCTTGACAATCATGATGCAAATGCG CTTAATCAAGCAATTGGCTCGGTTGAAGCAATTGCCAAGGCATCGAAGGCGTACATTCTGGAAAACACAGACCTTTCAGCTGACAAGGCAGAAATAATTTCTAGGTTTTTCAGGGATCCGAAGTTTTACCTTAGCCCCAAGATCAATAGATCAGAGAAACAGTTGATTTAA
- the LOC121252062 gene encoding uncharacterized protein LOC121252062, giving the protein MADSSKRLSRRLLFDRRYGWIIDEWKDPSEEALSGGRGMFCVVPLTKALTRTISQSISLAASSAVKALERTEQILPHVVQDGLNDHLHKFMSSLQNLELNSFFLKGNLQSHATGCSSDPDTESSDSQKG; this is encoded by the exons ATGGCAGACTCCTCAAAGCGACTCTCGAGGCGCCTTCTTTTCGACCGTCGTTACGGCTGGAT AATTGATGAATGGAAAGACCCATCAGAAGAAGCTCTATCCGGAGGCCGGGGAAT GTTTTGCGTAGTGCCTCTGACAAAAGCTTTGACGAGGACGATTTCCCAGTCG ATTAGTCTTGCAGCGAGCTCTGCAGTGAAAGCTCTTGAGAGGACAGAGCAGATATTGCCTCACGTAGTGCAAGATGGTCTAAATGATCATCTTCACAAGTTCATGTCTTCTTTGCAGAATCTGGAACTCAACTCTTTCTTCCTAAAAGGAAATTTGCAATCACATGCTACCGGTTGCTCTTCTGATCCAGATACGGAAAGCAGTGATTCACAAAAGGGTTGA
- the LOC121252058 gene encoding TVP38/TMEM64 family membrane protein slr0305-like, which yields MALLPQLPVQRESLYTAPISLLRMRTLLTLSPPPPPCLYPPPPASSYNSSSFLSSFRPDKRFHFLAPCCSLKQTKKQRSGTAPRTAPQSIRWFFSNANSEEEGGGGDKRGRDDEEGGLELEDDTAFKGTLLAGVLLVGLVGGFATAGYVYKDQINAFLSRFSTFIEGYGPAGYALFVAAYAGLEILAIPAIPLTMSAGLLFGSLIGTILVSISGTVAASVAFLIARYFARDRILKLVEGNKKFLAIDKAIGENGFRVVTLLRLSPLLPFSLGNYLYGLTSVKFVPYVLGSWLGMLPGTWAYVSAGALGRAIIQEESGVSLPGRNGQILTLGLGLLATALAAAYVARLAKDAVKDTE from the exons ATGGCACTGCTTCCTCAACTCCCAGTACAAAGAGAGAGCCTTTATACCGCACCCATCTCTCTCCTTAGAATGCGCACCCTCCTCACTCTCAGCCCACCACCACCGCCATGCCTCtatcctcctcctcctgcttCTTCTTATAATTCTTCATCATTCCTCTCCAGCTTCAGACCCGACAAGCGCTTTCACTTCCTCGCTCCGTGCTGTTCTTTGAAACAGACCAAGAAGCAGAGGAGTGGTACTGCTCCCCGCACTGCCCCACAGAGCATCAGGTGGTTCTTTAGCAATGCAAATAGCGAAGAGGAAGGCGGTGGCGGTGATAAGCGAGGAAGAGATGACGAGGAGGGTGGGTTGGAATTGGAGGATGACACTGCGTTCAAGGGTACCCTTTTGGCTGGTGTATTGCTGGTGGGATTGGTTGGCGGGTTTGCCACTGCTGGTTATGTCTATAAGGACCAGATCAATGCGTTCTTGAGTCGGTTCTCAACTTTTATCGAAG GTTATGGCCCAGCTGGATATGCTTTATTTGTAGCGGCTTATGCAGGATTGGAA ATACTTGCGATTCCAGCTATTCCTTTGACCATGTCCGCTGGTCTTCTTTTTGGCTCTCTTATTGGCACTATCCTTGTCTCTATCAGTGGCACA GTGGCAGCAAGTGTGGCATTTTTAATTGCTAGATATTTTGCTCGTGACCGCATTCTTAAACTTgttgaaggaaataaaaaatttctagcAATTGACAAAGCAATTGGGGAAAATGGCTTCAGAGTCGTTACCCTCCTTCGTTTGAGCCCTTTACTTCCATTTTCATTGGGGAATTATTTATATGGATTAACATCTGTGAAGTTTGTACCATATGTGTTGGGAAG CTGGTTGGGCATGCTTCCAGGAACATGGGCTTATGTGAGTGCTGGTGCACTTGGTCGAGCCATTATT CAAGAAGAATCTGGCGTGAGCTTACCCGGAAGAAATGGTCAGATATTAACACTTGGGCTGGGACTATTGGCCACAGCACTGGCTGCTGCTTATGTGGCACGGCTTGCCAAG GATGCTGTGAAAGACACTGAGTAG
- the LOC121252060 gene encoding uncharacterized protein LOC121252060, producing MGQARTSGPQAGSVGQGGEADLKGKKAVNGLGWNRSPRWAWQEKGPKPRISGMLEVPESSTSGPSLGLGPAQTGATACGPSGGGPAVASDSPKVVAGENIDGAESGSAIDDFGVARGGLPLYGVSQSPSADPGSPLFLAQSQLKPWGEEDIALGYEGVSEELAHGDEGEGMLTLFDPCKYSSEGEEAVGEDPTPLSMVPPSISSDWVLKKVEELQSCMGISCVRYEEQFKALIIAIEADQHGVGSRRDRELKRLMWSINYDGKEGSASRGRNKGRGGIVDK from the exons ATGGGTCAGGCTCGGACTAGTGGGCCTCAGGCTGGGAGTGTGGGCCAGGGAGGAGAGGCTGACTTAAAGGGGAAGAAGGCTGTAAATGGGCTGGGTTGGAACAGAAGCCCACGTTGGGCTTGGCAGGAGAAAGGCCCGAAACCTAGGATTTCGGGTATGCTGGAG GTGCCCGAATCATCCACTTCAGGACCGAGTCTTGGGCTGGGTCCGGCACAGACAGGGGCGACGGCTTGCGGCCCCTCAGGTGGTGGTCCGGCGGTGGCCTCAGATTCGCCGAAAGTGGTGGCGGGAGAAAATATAGATGGCGCTGAATCCGGTTCTGCAATTGATGACTTTGGTGTTGCTCGGGGAGGGTTACCTCTTTATGGGGTGTCTCAGTCTCCTTCGGCAGACCCTGGGTCACCATTATTCTTGGCCCAATCACAGTTAAAGCCATGGGGGGAAGAAGATATAGCTCTCGGTTATGAGGGAGTCAGCGAAGAGTTGGCTCACGGAGATGAGGGGGAAGGTATGTTGACTTTATTTGACCCATGCAAATATTCTTCAGAGGGGGAGGAGGCTGTAGGAGAGGATCCTACTCCGTTAAGTATGGTTCCTCCTAGTATTTCCTCggattgggttttgaaaaaagtagaggaACTTCAGAGCTGTATGGGGATCTCGTGTGTGCGCTACGAAGAGCAGTTTAAGGCTTTGATTATAGCCATAGAGGCAGATCAGCATGGTGTCGGGTCAAGAAGAGATAGGGAGTTAAAGAGGCTGATGTGGTCCATTAATTACGATGGCAAGGAGGGGAGTGCGAGTCGTGGAAGAAACAAGGGGAGGGGTGGTATAGTTGATAAATGA
- the LOC121253194 gene encoding bifunctional aspartokinase/homoserine dehydrogenase 1, chloroplastic-like encodes MAWISAVIFHTPQILSPNSLPHDANQKKICQSQCRTFPFLRRSAICRASPQGVKREASNTRIFASVTDVLLDETVEKFQLPKGDTWSVHKFGGTCVGSSERIKNVADIIVKDNSERKLVVVSAMSKVTDMMYDLIEKAQSRDDSFVSALDAVLEKHRSTAFDLLDGDDLNSFLSRLHNDIRNLKAMLRAIYIAGHATESFMDFVVGHGELWSAQILSSVVRKKGMNSKWMDTREVLIVNPSGSDQVDPDYVESEKRLEKWYSQNPSEIIIATGFIASTPKNIPTTLKRDGSDFSAAIMGALFRARQVTIWTDVDGVYTADPRKVSEAVILQTLSYQEAWEMSYFGANVLHPRTIIPVMQYSIPIVIRNIFNLSAPGTRICHSLVNDKEEGQSLESLVKGFATIDNLALVNVEGTGMAGVPGTANAIFGAVKDVGANVIMISQASSEHSVCFAVPEKEVKAVAEALNSRFRQALDAGRLSQIAVIPNCSILAAVGQKMASTSGVSASLFNALAKANINVRAIAQGCSEYNITVVIKQEDCIKALRAVHSRFYLSRTTIAMGVIGPGLIGHTLLGQLRDQAAVLKEEFNIDLRVMGITGSRTMLLSDVGIDLSRWRELQIENGEVTNLEKLVQHVHGNHFIPNTVLVDCTADSGVASHYYDWLRKGIHVITPNKKANSGPLDQYLKLRSLQRQSYTHYFYEATVGAGLPIISTLRGLLETGDKILKIEGIFSGTLSYIFNNFIGKRAFSAVVAEAKQAGYTEPDPRDDLSGTDVARKVIILARESGLKLELSDIPIENLVPEPLRDSASPEEFMQQLPQFDQDMTNNRQDAEDAGEVLRYVGVVDVANKKGVVELRRYKKDHPFAQLSGSDNIIAFTTTRYKNQPLIVRGPGAGAQVTAGGVFSDILRLASYLGAPS; translated from the exons ATGGCTTGGATCTCAGCTGTAATCTTTCACACTCCGCAAATTCTCTCTCCGAACTCATTGCCTCACGACGCGAATCAGAAGAAGATCTGTCAATCGCAATGCCGCACATTCCCCTTTCTTCGCCGCTCTGCTATTTGCCG GGCAAGTCCACAAGGAGTGAAAAGAGAGGCATCAAATACCCGCATCTTTGCTTCAGTTACAG ATGTATTACTGGATGAAACAGTGGAAAAATTTCAGCTTCCCAAAGGTGACACATGGTCTGTTCATAAATTTGGTGGTACCTGTGTTGGAAGCTCAGAAAGAATTAAGAATGTTGCGGATATTATTGTTAAGGACAATTCAGAAAGGAAGTTGGTGGTTGTATCTGCAATGTCAAAGGTCACAGATATGATGTATGACCTCATTGAAAAAGCTCAATCAAgagatgattcctttgtgtctGCATTGGATGCTGTTTTAGAAAAGCATAGATCAACTGCTTTTGACCTACTAGACGGAGATGATCTTAATAGTTTCTTGTCACGGTTGCATAATGACATCAGAAACCTTAAAGCGATGCTTCGTGCAATATATATAG CCGGTCATGCAACCGAAtcttttatggattttgttgttgGGCATGGAGAGCTGTGGTCTGCTCAGATATTGTCGTCTGTTGTTAGAAAG AAGGGAATGAACAGCAAATGGATGGATACCAGGGAAGTCCTTATTGTAAATCCCAGTGGTTCTGATCAAGTTGATCCTGATTACGTGGAATCTGAGAAAAGACTTGAGAAATGGTATTCCCAAAATCCATCTGAGATTATCATTGCGACTGGTTTCATTGCAAGCACACCAAAAAATATCCCTACTACCTTGAAGAGGGATGGAAGTGACTTCTCTGCAGCTATCATGGGTGCTCTATTTAGGGCTCGTCAAGTCACAATTTGGACAGATGTTGATGGTGTGTACACTGCAGATCCCAGAAAAG TTAGTGAGGCAGTGATTCTGCAGACGCTGTCTTATCAAGAGGCCTGGGAAATG TCATATTTCGGAGCGAATGTATTACACCCCCGTACCATAATTCCAGTGATGCAATATAGCATTCCAATTGTAATAAGGAATATTTTCAACCTCTCTGCTCCTGGAACAAGGATTTGCCACTCTTTAGTCAATGACAAAGAAGAGGGCCAAAGTTTGGAGTCTCTTGTCAAAGGATTTGCAACGATTGACAACTTGGCCCTTGTAAATGTTGAGGG aACTGGAATGGCCGGTGTTCCAGGTACAGCAAATGCTATTTTTGGTGCTGTAAAAGATGTGGGAGCTAATGTTATTATGATATCTCAG GCTAGTAGCGAGCATTCTGTGTGTTTTGCTGTGCCCGAGAAGGAAGTAAAAGCAGTTGCTGAGGCATTGAATTCTAGATTTCGTCAAGCTTTGGATGCTGGGCGTCTTTCTCAG ATTGCAGTTATTCCAAACTGTAGCATTTTGGCAGCTGTTGGCCAGAAAATGGCAAGTACTTCTGGTGTTAGCGCCAGCCTTTTCAATGCACTGGCAAAG GCAAATATTAATGTTCGTGCTATAGCTCAAGGTTGTTCTGAGTACAATATTACTGTAGTAATCAAGCAAGAAGATTGTATAAAGGCCCTAAGAGCTGTCCACTCTAGATTTTATCTTTCAAGAACCACCATAGCGATGGGAGTTATTGGGCCTGGATTGATTGGTCACACATTACTTGGGCAGCTAAGGGATCAG GCTGCTGTCCTCAAGGAAGAATTTAATATTGATCTGCGTGTTATGGGAATCACTGGCTCAAGGACAATGCTTTTGAGTGATGT GGGTATTGACTTGTCGAGATGGAGAGAACTTCAAATAGAGAATGGAGAAGTGACTAATTTGGAAAAACTTGTTCAACATGTGCATGGAAATCACTTTATTCCAAATACTGTTTTGGTAGACTGCACGGCTGACTCTGGTGTTGCAAGCCATTATTATGATTGGTTGCGGAAAGGAATTCACGTAATCACCCCCAACAAAAAGGCAAATTCAGGACCCCTTGATCAG TACTTGAAGTTGAGATCTCTTCAACGGCAATCCTATACCCATTACTTCTATGAAGCTACTGTTGGAGCAGGTCTTCCAATCATTAGCACTTTAAGAGGTCTCCTTGAAACGGGGGACAAAATACTGAAAATAGAAGGCATCTTCAG TGGGACTTTGAGTTACATCTTCAACAACTTTATAGGTAAACGAGCTTTCAGTGCGGTGGTGGCTGAAGCAAAACAAGCCGGTTACACCGAACCAGATCCCAGAGATGATCTATCAGGAACAGATGTTGCTAGAAAG GTGATAATCCTTGCTCGGGAATCTGGTTTAAAGCTAGAACTATCGGATATTCCCATTGAAAACCTTGTGCCTGAACCATTAAGA GATAGTGCTTCACCTGAGGAATTTATGCAACAACTGCCACAATTCGATCAGGATATGACTAACAACCGACAGGATGCTGAGGACGCAGGGGAA GTCTTGAGATATGTGGGGGTTGTGGATGTGGCTAATAAGAAGGGTGTAGTGGAGCTACGAAGATACAAGAAAGATCATCCCTTTGCACAACTCTCTGGATCAGACAACATCATCGCTTTCACGACAACGAGATACAAAAACCAGCCTTTGATAGTCCGAGGACCGGGTGCCGGGGCCCAAGTCACTGCTGGTGGAGTATTTAGTGATATCTTGAGGCTTGCCTCTTACCTTGGTGCCCCATCATAG